CAACCCAGACTTTGAGTTAGCTGAATAACCCTTTCTTAGGTTTCTGGCTGAAATCCCGTGCGGAGAGTAGGTTTAGACGTTGACCGGTACGTTACCAGCGGTGGAGCATGGTTGTGCTCTTATTTGAGGTGGCCTATTTGAGATAGGCAATCTGGGTGGTACCGCGAAAAGTCTTTCGTCCCTGTATTGGGGACGGGAGACTTTTTTATTTTGTGATTAACTTGATTCTAAACTTTTAAGGAGTGTGCGCTTATGGACTTAATTATTCCCAAGGACTACGATCCAAAACTAGACGTGATTGAAACGCAAAAGGCAATTCGTTACATCCGTGAAACCTTCCAAGACGAATTCGGGAAGGAATTGAATTTAACGCGGTTATCCGCCCCCATGTTTGTCGAAAAGGGCACCGGGTTGAACGATAACTTAAACGGCATCGAAAAGCCGGTTTCCTTCACCATGCAGGACATGCCCGGTAAGACCATCGAAATCGTCCACTCCTTAGCCAAGTGGAAACGCCTGGCCTTAAAGCGGTACGGCTTTAAGATGCACAGTGGCCTGTACACCAACATGAACGCCATTCGGAAGGACGAAAACCTGGATAACATCCACTCGATTTACGTCGACCAGTGGGACTGGGAAAAGATCATCGCTAAGGAAGAACGGACCACGGCGACTCTCGAAGCCACGGTGCGGACCATCTTCAAGGTCATCAAGCACATGGAACACGAGGTCTGGTACAAGTTCCCTAAAGCCGTCCACCATTTACCCGACGACATTTACTTCGTCACGACCCAAGAACTCGAAGACGAATTTCCAACCCTGACGCCCAAGGAACGCGAAGACGCCATCACTAAGCGTTACGGGGCCGTCTTCTTGATGCAGATCGGTGGTAAGCTTAAGAGTGGCAAGCGTCACGACGGCCGGGCTCCCGACTACGACGACTGGCAACTCAACGGCGACATCCTCTTCTGGTACGAACCGCTGCAACACGCCTTGGAAATCTCCAGCATGGGGATCCGGGTCAGTGAAGAATCGATGCGCGCCCAATTAAAGGAAGCGGACGCTGAAGACCGGGCGACCCT
Above is a window of Levilactobacillus zymae DNA encoding:
- the asnA gene encoding aspartate--ammonia ligase; protein product: MDLIIPKDYDPKLDVIETQKAIRYIRETFQDEFGKELNLTRLSAPMFVEKGTGLNDNLNGIEKPVSFTMQDMPGKTIEIVHSLAKWKRLALKRYGFKMHSGLYTNMNAIRKDENLDNIHSIYVDQWDWEKIIAKEERTTATLEATVRTIFKVIKHMEHEVWYKFPKAVHHLPDDIYFVTTQELEDEFPTLTPKEREDAITKRYGAVFLMQIGGKLKSGKRHDGRAPDYDDWQLNGDILFWYEPLQHALEISSMGIRVSEESMRAQLKEADAEDRATLPFHKMLLNGELPYTIGGGIGQSRLCMLLLGKAHVGEVQASVWPQDMIDTCYAHKIQIL